GCCCGTGTTCGACGGGATCGCTAACTCGGTCGCCTATTCGGACGCGATCATCCTCGATCTGCGGCGCAACCACGGCGGCGATCCGGCGGCGATCGCGCGATTGCTCAGCCACTTTCTCCCGCCGAAGACGCACCTGAACGACTTCGTCGCCCGCGGCGACGGCGACGCGAAGGTCGCGGAGTCGACGTACACCGAGGACGTGCCGGGACCGCGGATCACCGCGCCGCTGTACGTGCTCACCTCGGGAGAGACGTTCTCGGGCGGCGAAGAGTGCGCGTACGACGTGCAAGCGCTCAAGCGCGGCACGCTGATCGGCGCGGTCACCGGTGGCGGCGCGAACCCCGGCGACATGCGGCGGATCGACGACCACTTCGCGATCTTCGTCCCCGACGAGCGCGCGCGGAACCCGATCACGCAGACGAACTGGGAAGGCGTCGGCGTGAAGCCCGATCAGGCGGTGCCGCGCGAGCGCGCGCTGGCGGTCGCGTACCAGGCCGCGCTCGACGCGAAGCTGCGCGACCCTGCGCTCCTCACCGCGCAGCGCGACGCGCTACAGAAGCTGCGCGCCAAGGTCGACACGATGAGCGACGCGGAGATCTTCGCGCTCTAAGCTTCTTCTCACGGCGAGAGGCGTTCCAGCGTCCAGCCGTCGTCGGCGCGGACGTAGGCGATGCGGTCGTGCACGCGGTTGGGACGGCCTTGCCAGAACTCGAAGCGATCCGGCACGACCCGGTAGCCGCCCCAGAACGGCGGGCGCGGGACCTCGCCGGGAAAGCGCAGATCGGTTTCCGCGATCGCACGCTGCAGCGTCTCGCGGTCCGGCACGGCGGCGCTCTGGCGCGACGCCCACGCGCTCAGCCGGTGGCCGCGCGGGCGCGTCGCGAAGTAGGCGTCGCTCTCGACGTCCAGGACGCGCTCGACCGCCCCTTCGATTCGCACCTGCCGCTCCAGCGCGCCCCACCAGAACAGCAACGCGGCGTGCGGGCGCGCTGCGAGCTCTTCGCCTTTGCGGCTCTCGTAGTTGGTGAAGAACACGAAGCCGCGCGCGTCCCACTGCCGCAGCAGCACGATGCGCGCCGAGGGACGGCCGTCCGCGCCGGCCGTCGCGACCGTCATCGCGTTCGGCTCGACGATCGCCTCGTTCGCGAGCGCGTCGCCGAGCCAGGCGCGGAACTGCTCGAACGGATCGCGCGCGACGACCTCCACCGGAAGTTCCCCGCGCTGATAGGTGATGCGGCGAGTGCGAATCTCTTCGTCCATCGTCTTCCTTGCTACGGAAAGCGCCCGGCGAGCACGCCGCCGGCGAGCGCGAGCACGACCACGAAGCCGCCCGCGAGCGCCAGCGGGAGCGCGGCGTCGATGCGCTTCTTCTCCGTCGTCGTGCTGTTGGCGAGCGCGGCGAGGTGCGCGCGCAGCGTCCCGGCGTCGTTCGCGCGCGCGTACGCGCCGTGGCCGGACGCGGCGATCTGGCGCAGCGCGTCCTCGTCGATCGTCGCCTCTTCGTTCGTGCCGGGGACGAACTGGCCGCTGTTGGTCCCGATGCCGACCGTGTCGATCTCGATCCCGTTCGCGCCGATCTGCTGCGCCGCTTGCAGCGGGTCGATTCCCAGGTTGTTCACGCCGTCGGTGATGAGCACGATCGCGCGTTTGCCGGAGGCTGGAAGCTGCCGCGCCGCCGCGGCGAGGGCGTCGCCGATCGCGGTCCCGCCGTTCGGCGGCGGGATGCGCCCGATCGCGTCGCGCACCGCGTCCTTGTCGTCGGTGAGCGGCTGCACGACCCCGGCACCGCTCGAGAACGCGACGATCGCCAGCCGCGTGCCGTCGGGGACGCCGTCGGTGAACGCGCGCACCGCCGCGGCCGCTGCGTCAGCGCGCGACGGAGCGACGTCGGTGGAGCGCATCGAGCCCGACGTGTCGACGCACAGCACGACTGCCCCGCCCCGTACGGGGACGTTGGCGACGAACCGCGGGCCCGCGAGCGCGCCGCCGAACGCGACGATCCCCGCCGCGCAGGCGAGCGCGATCGCGCGCGCCGGATCGAAGCCCGGCTTCGTCGCCGACTCGAAGAACGCCAGATCGCTGTACGCGAGCGCCGACGCGCTCGCGCGCTGCGCGGCGACGTGCGCCGCCCACAGAAACGCCGCCGCCAGCGCGATCCCGAGCAGCAGCCACAGCGGATGCGCGAGGGTCATGCCGGAAGCCCGAACGCGCGCAGCAGCGAGCCGCGGCCGTCGCGCTCGTCGAGCCCGCCGACCCGCCAGCCGGCGGCCTCAAAGCGTTCGTGCAAAGCCGCTTCGCGAGCGCGCGACGCATCGCGGTACCGCGTGCGCGCGCGAGCATCGACGAAGACGCGGCGCACGCGGCCGCTCTCCGCGTCGCGCAGGGGCACGAAGCCGCGCAGCGGGAGCTCGTCGCGCCACGGGTCGCGCGCCAGCAGCACCGTCGCGTCGAAGCGCAGCGCGGCACGGGCGAGCGTCTCGTCGTCGGGGAGATCGAAGCCGTCGGCGATCGCGAGCAGCGAGGCGCCGCGGGGCAGCGCGCGCAGCGCGATCGATAGCGCAGTCTGGAACCGGAACGGTTCGGCGGCGTGGACGAGCGGTGCGGCGCGGCGGTCGTGGACGACGCGCTCGTCGACGATCCGCGCCGCGCGGTCCTCGCCTTCGAGCGCGTGGAACCACGCGCGCACTGCTTCGTCGGCCGCGTTCGCGAGGGCGCGCTTGCGGCCGACGCGCATCGAGCCGGACTCGTCGACGATCGCCGCGAGCACCAGCGCCGTCTCTTCGAGGTAGACGCGCGTCTGCAGCGCGCCGGCGCGCGCCGTCGCGGCGTGGTCGATCCGCCGCGGATCGTCGCCCGGCACGTACTCGCGCAGCTGCGCGAACACGAAGCCGTCGCTGGCGTTGGTGCGCGCGCGCGGCACGCTGCCGCGCAGCGCGTGCCGCGGCGTCGGACGCCGCGCGCCTGCAACGATCGCCGCGCGCAGCGCGTTCACGGCGCCGGCACCGAGGCGACGATGCGGCGCACGACCTCTTCCGGATCGCCGCCGGCGATCGCGATCCGGTCGTCGTACGAGATACGGTGCCGCAACACGGAAGGCGCCAGATCCCGCACGTCGTCGGGCGCCGCGAAGGCGCGGTCTTCGAGGTACGCGCGAGCGCGCGCCAGCGTGACGAGCGCGAGCGCGGCGCGCGGCGAGGCGCCGTGCGCGACCAATTCCGCGCCGCGCGTCGCGCGGACCAGGTCGATCGCATAGTCGCGCACCTTCGCGTCGACGAAGACCGCGTGCGCCTCGCGCTGCCAGCGCAGCACGTCTTCGAGCGCGGCGGCGTCCGCGCGCAGCGGCGGCTCGCCGGCGCCGAACCGGTCGACGATCGTGCGTTCTTCCTCCCGCGAGGGATACGGCACGACGACCTTCGCCAGAAACCGGTCGAGCTGCGCGAGCGGGAGCGGGTAGGTGCCTTCGGAATCGAACGGGTTCATCGTCGCCAGCACGACGAACGGCGCCGGGAGATCGTGGGTCTGCGGCCCGATCGTCGCGCGCCGCTCCTGCATCCCCTCGAGCAGCGCCGACTGCACCTTCGCCGGCGCGCGGTTGATCTCGTCGGCGAGCACGACGTTGGCGAAGAGCGGACCGAGCACCGTCGCGAACTCGCCGCTCTTCTGATCGAAGACGCGCGTTCCCACGATGTCGGACGGGAGCAGGTCGGTCGTGAACTGCACGCGCCGGAAGACGCCGCCGACCGCCGCGGCGAGCGCGCGGCAGGCCAGCGTCTTGGCGACGCCCGGCGCGCCTTCCAGCAAGACGTGGCCGCCGGCGATCAGTGCGAGGACCAGCGCTTCCACGACCTCGTCCTGTCCGACGATCGTCGCACGCACCGCGTCGAGCACCGCGTGCGGGCGGACTTCTTCGGCGCGCTGCGCGGAGAGCGGGGTCGTCATCGCAGCCAGCCCTCCGTCGTCTCGATCAGCTCTTGCGAAGAACGATCGCGCAGCTGCGCCGGGCCGAACGCCGTGCGCTCCGCCGCCGTCAGCGCCGCGCGCAGCGCGCGGTCGTCCGTCGCGCGCAGCGCGTCGCGCAGCGTCGCGCCGGAATTCGTTCCGGCCGCTTCGAACAGCGCCGCGCGCAGGGCCCCGAGCGAACCGTTCGCCGGCGAGCTGGAATACGCGCGCAGCGCCTCGGCGACCGCATCGCGCGGCGTACGCGGCGGTTCGGCAACCGGCGCCGGCGCCGGCGCGAGCGGCGGCGCAACCGGGACGCTGCGCTGCCGGCGCACGACGAACCACACGACCAGCGCGACGACGAGCGCGCCGGCGAAAAGAACCAGCAGCACCGCGAGGGTGCCGAGGTTGAGCAGCCGCTGATACGATTCGTTTCCGAGCGGGGGTCCTTCGACGACGACCGTCACCGGATTGGACGAGAAGCGCGAGGGCTTGCCGGTGCGGGCGTCGATCGCGTCGAGGTACGCGGGCTTGAACGTGTACGTACCGCGCGCGACCGGCTCGAGGGTGAGCGTCTCGACGACGTCGGTGCCGTTCGGGGCTTGCGTGACGCGCCGCTCGTCGCCTTCGAGCTGCATCGTGCCGACGTCGGGGACGACCACCTCGTCGAGCGCGGCGACGTGCTCGCGCACGTGCGTGTGGATCGCCAGATGAAAAACTTGGTGGACCTGCACCTGCATGCGGTCGGCGCGCATCGAAAGGGCATCGACGTGCAGCCTGCGCAGTTGCGCCGAAACCGGCGACGCGGCAAACCCCAGCATCACGACGGCGGCGAACGCCGCCGTTAATCGACGCGCTCGAGCCATCGCGCGAAGAGGCTCCGCGCGTCGAACGGACCGGGAGACGCTTCGGGGTGAAACTGCACCGCTTCGATCGGGAGCGTGCGGTGCCGAAAGCCTTCGTTGGTTCCGTCGTTGAGGTTGACCATCGTGGCCTGCAGGTCGGCCGGGAGCGACTCGCCGTCGACGGCGTAGCCGTGGTTGTGCGCGGTCACCAGCACTTCGTCGTGCACGAGGTCCTTCACCGGCTGGTTTCCGCCGCGGTGGCCGTACTTGAGCTTGTACGTCTTCGCCCCGCACGCCAGCGCGAGCAGCTGGTGGCCTAGGCACACGCCGAAGACCGGCTTCTTTCCGATCAGCTCGCGCAGCGTCTCGACGGTTTTGCCGAGGTCGCGCGGATCGCCGGGCCCGGGCGAGACGACGACCGCGTCGGGGTTCTGGGCCAGGATCTGCTCGCTGTTCGCGCCGTACGGGAGCACCGTGACCCGCGCGTCGAGCGAGGTGAGGTCGCGGATGATGTTCTTCTTCACCCCGCAGTCGAGCAGCACGACGTGCTTGCGCCCGCTGCCGACCGTTTCGCCGGCGTGGTACGCGTCGGCGACCGAGGCCACGAGCCCCTGCGTTTTGAGCGCGTAGTCGCGCAGCGTCGACTCGACTCGCTCGACCGCCTCGTCTCCGACCGCGAGCGCCGCGGCGATCGTGCCGTGCTCGCGCAGCGCGATCGTCAGCGCGCGCGTATCGATCCCGACGATCGTGCGCACGCCCTGCGCGTCGAGCCACGAGCCCAAGTCCTGTTTTGACAGATAATGCGAGGGATGTTCCGCGAGGTGCTTGATCGCGGCGCCCGCGACGCACGCGTGCGGGTGCTGCGCGACCGTTCCGCTCACGCCGTAGTTGCCGATCAACGGGTAGGTGAAGGCGAGAATTTGCCCGGCGTACGAGGGGTCGGTGAGCGCCTCTTCATAGCCCGTCATCCCGGTGTAGAAGACGGCTTCGCCGAGCGCGATCCCGGTCGCGCTCAAGCCTTCGCCGTCGAAGCGCGTGCCGTCGGCGAGCAGCAGCGTGGCGGGATTCTTCGGCGCGCGGTTCATACGGCGACTTCCTCGCGCGGCAGGACGCGGCCGTGCTCGAAGACGACCGCGCCCTCGACGACGGTCGCGAGCGCGCGGCGCGGCAGCGTCATCCCGTCGAACGGCGTGTTCTTTCCCTTCGAGCGGAACAGCCGCGCGTCGACCGTCCAGGCGCGGTCGGCGAACACCGTCACGTCGCCGGGGCTGCCGACGTGGAGCATCCCGCCCGGCACGCCCAAGATGCGCGCGGGATTCGACGAGAACAGCTCGACGAACCGCGCGAGCGGCAGTTCCGGCAGCGCGAAGGCGTACGCGCCGAGCGCGATCTCCAAGCCGCTGAATCCGACCGGCGCCGCGGAGAGCAGCTGCGCCTTCTCCTCGGCGCCGTGCGGCGCGTGGTCGGTCGCGAACGCGTCGATCGTTCCGTCGAGCACGCCGGCGCGCAGGGCGTCGCGGTCGTGCGCGCCGCGCAGCGGCGGGTTCACCTTCGAGTCGGCACGGTAGTCGTCGAAGCGGTCGTCGAGAAAGACGAGGTGGTGCGGGGTTACTTCGCAGGTCACCCGAACGCCGCGCGAGCGCGCCCAGCGGATCAGATCGAGCGAGGTCGCGGTGGTGACGTGCGCGATGTGCCAGTTCTTGCCCGCGTCGGCGGCGATCAGCAGGTCGCGCGCGACGATCACGTCCTCCGCGATCGAGGGCGCGCCGTCGAGGCCGAGCCGCATCGAGGCCGGGCCTTCGTTCATCACCGCGTCGCCCTTGAGGTCCGGGTCCTCGCAGTGCGAGATGAACGCGTTCGGCAAGTCGGCGGCGTAGCGCGCGGCGTTGCGCAGCACGCGCGCGTCGCGCACGGTCGAGCCGTCGTCGCTGAACGCGACGCAGCCGGCGTCGGCGAGCAGGTGATAGGGCGCCAATTCCGTTCCGGCGCGCGCGCGGGTGAGCGCGCCGATCGGGTAGACCCGCGCCAGCCCGGCCGCGTCCGCGCGGCGCACCACTTCGCTCACGATCGCCGCGGAGTCGAGCGCGGGCTCGGTGTTCGGCATGCAGGCGACCGCGGTGAACCCGCCGGCGACCGCCGCGGCCGTCCCGGTCGCGATCGTCTCCTTGTGCGTCTGGCCCGGCTCGCGCAGGTGCACGTGCATGTCGATGAAGCCGGGCGCGACGATCGCGTTGCCGGCGTCGACGACGCGCGCATCTGCCGCCTCGAGGTGCTCGCCGATGCGGGTGACGAACCCGTTCTCGATCAGCACGTCGCGGTTCGCGTCGACCCGCATCGCCGGATCGACCAGCCGCCCGCCTTTGATCAATGTCTTCATGCTGCCACGGGGGCGCCGTTGACGAGCAGATCGAGCACCGCCATGCGGACGAAGACGCCGTTGTGCACTTGCGCGACGTAGCGCGACCGCGGGTCGTCGAGGACGTCGTCGGTCAGCTCGACGCCGCGGTTGTACGGCCCGGGGTGGAGGATCACGGCGTCGCTGCGCAGCGAGCGCAGCCGCGCGCGGTTCAGCTGATAGCGCTGCGTGTAGTCTTCCAACGAGGGCAGCAGTCCCAGCTCGATCCGCTCGCGCTGGATTCGCAGCATCATCACCGCGTCGACGCGGGGCAGGATCGCGTCCAGGTCGCGCTCGATCTTGACGCCGTTCGTCTCGAACTCGCGCGGCAGCAGGGTCGCCGGCCCGACCAGCGTCACGTCGATTCCCAGCGCGCGCATCCCGACGATGTTCGAGCGCGCGACGCGCGAGTGGAGGATGTCGCCGACGATCGCGACGCGCAAGCCGGCGAAGCGGTTGAACTCCTGGCGCAGCGTCATCAGGTCGAGCAGCGCTTGCGTGGGGTGCGCGTGCGTTCCGTCGCCCGCGTTCACGACGTGCCCGTCGAAGACGTCGGCGAGCCGGCGCGCGAAGCCGGACTCGTGGTGGCGCACGACGATCACGCGCACGCCGATTCCCCGCAGCGTCAGCGCGGTGTCGGCGATCGTCTCGCCTTTGCCGAGCGAGGAGGCACCCGGCGCAAAGCTGATGACGTCCGCGCCGACGCGCTGCTCGGCGAGCGTGAACGAGGTCGCGGTGCGCGTGGAGGCTTCGAAGAACAGGTTCAGCACCGGGACGCCGGCCAGCAGGTCGCGCGGCGGCAGGTGGTCCCGGAACGACACGGCGCGGTCGAGGACGCCGACGAGCTCTGCGGGGGTGAGATCGTCGACGTCGAGCAGGCTACGAGGCGGCACGGTCCTCGTCGGAGACCGTCACCGCGTCGCTCTCCGAGCGCTGCGCGGCGAGCACGACGTCGATGTGCTCGCGGCGGCTGGTCGGAATCTCCTTGCCGACGTAGTCGCCCTGGATCGGGATCTCGCGCAGCCCGCGGTCGATGAGCACCGCCAGCCGAATCGCGCGCGGCCGGCCGAGGTCGGTCACCGCGTCGAGCGCGGCGCGCACGGTGCGCCCGGTGTAGAGAACGTCGTCCACCAGGACGACCGTCTGCCCGGTGATCGTGCTGCGGATCTCCGACTCCGGCAGCTCGCGCGCGACGTCGTCGTCGCGGTAGAGGTTCACGTTCAGGAAACCGAGCTGCGGGAGCGAGCCGCGGATCTCGGCGATCTTCGAGGCGAGCCGCCGGGCGAGGGCTTCCCCGCCGCGCCGGATGCCGATCAAGAGGAGGCCGTCTTGGACGTCCTCCGGTTCGACGATCTGGTGAGCCATCCGCGCGATCGCCCGCTCGATCTCGTCGGGCGACATCAGCACGCGCCGCCTCGTCACCGCGGTCTGCATCGGCCCGAGGTTCGTCACCCTGGCACGTCTTGGCCTTCGCCCGGGCGCGATTCGGGCAGCGGTGCGGATCTGTGTTCGCGACTAGCGGCGGAGGATTGCGCAGGCGGTGGTGCCGATGGCGAGGAGGCGGCCGGAGCTGTCGTACATCTTCGCTTCGGCGACGGCGGTCGAGCGGCCGACGTGGAGGGCGACGCCTTCGCAGCGGACCGCGCCGGTCGCGGTCGTGACGCCGCGGATGAAGCGGACTTGCACGTCGGTCGTCGTGTAGGCAACCCCGGCCGGCAAGAGGGTGTGGATCGCGCAGCTCATCGCGGTGTCGAAGATCGTCAGCGCGAAGCCGCCGTGGACGACGCCGATCGGGTTGTAGTGTTCTTCGCCGGGATAGCCTTCGACGACGACGCGCCCTTCGTCGACCTCGGCAATCGTGAAGTTCACGAGCGAAGAGATCGGCGGACGCGGCAGCGTCCCGCTTTGAATCGCACGAATCGCGTCGAGCCCGCTGGAGCGCCGCACGAAGTCGATGGTCGGCGCCGGATCGTCCCACCGGACGAGGCGCTCGCGAGTGGCTTGCATAAGGCACGGGACATAGCGCGGAACCGTACGGTTGCGGGCAGGCGGAGCGCGCTGAGCCGCGTCGTATAACGACACCGCTGCTTTCGTCGGAGGTGTGGCGTGTCGTATCTGAACCGGCCTCGGTTGCATTTCGCCGGGCGTTTCGAGGCCGACGTCTCGACGGTCAACAACGATCCGGCCAACTTCAACAGCGCGCAGTTCGTCCGCGGCGACGATCAGCGCACGACCGACAACTCGAAAGGCGCGTGGAATCCGCGCGGCACGGGATCGTGGCGTCTGATCGCGTGCACTGTGACGGCCGCCGCGTACGCCGACGGCAGTGTTGCGCCGGACTCCGATCCAGTCATCGGCATGGCGGTCGCGCACAACCGTGATCGCGTCGCGCCGAAGATCGTCGACCTTGATCCGCAGCAGCAGCTCGTCTCGATGATTTGGGGCCTGGAGCTGCGTCTCGTCGACCGCTCCGGCGCCGACGCGCTGCGCGGCGCGTTCGAGCCCGCGGCGTTCAGCGATCTGTGGAACCGCGTTCCCAACGATCCGAATCCCGGCGACTTCACGCTCGGCGCGTTCTATCAGTCCGCGCTGACGAACGTCGCGTGGAACAACGCCCTCGACTCGCGCTGGCTGCGGGAGCTTCGTGCCGCCGTCGGCGGCGGACCGGTCTCGGTGAAGTTCAACGTCGACGGCTTCTCGATGGACTGGACCTCGCCGGTGTTCGCGACGGGGCGCATCGTCGGGACGATCGGCCCGGCGTACCCGAGCGATCCGAAGCGCTTCGTTCTGGGCCGCCATCTAGCGCCGGTCGGGCAGAGCCCGCTCAACTTCGCCGTGGCCGTCGTCGACGATGCAACGCAGCGCCTCGTGGTCGATCTCGGCAACGCGCTGCCGACCGCGACGCTCGGCGGGCCGATCGCGCCTGGCACGTTTACGCTCGCCGCGTTCGACGCGCAGACGACCATTGCGTCCTTCGGGTACGGCGGCGACGGCTGGTACGAAAGCACCGGGGGAATCTGCGAAGTCCCCGCCGACGGCACCCTCTCCGGCAATCAAGGTGCGCACATCGCGTTCTCGCCGCTGCTGTTGCTCGATTCCGCGAACGGCAACGCCGTGCTCGCCGCCGAAGCCGCCAACGGCGCGCACGTCCGCGCCGATCAGTTCGTCTACCGGGTCGACGCCGGCGAACAGGCCGAAGTGAATCTCTACACGACGGCGTTCGGCCGCACCGCGCCCGGGATCGCGGTAAGCAGCAGCGTCGGAACGCAAGGGCTCCAGCCCGGCGGCCCCCCGCTCGGGATTCCGCTGAATGCGCTGGTCGCCGAACCGTCGCCGACGGTGAGCGGCGCGAACGGCGTCGCGACGCTGACGCTGCGCACGAGCGATCCCGGAAACCCGCGCGGCTACATCGACGGCCAGATGTATGCCGTGCAGTACGCCGTCCAGGGCGGGATCGCGAACCCGTTCAACTTCGTCAGCGTGCTGCTGTGGAACGCGGTCCCGCCCGTCGACGAGCCGGCCTGGTGGCCGGACCTGCAGCCGGTGTTCGTGCAGTTCGGAAACCTCTATCCGATCATGCACCCGATCGTCGACCTGCGCACGTACGACTCGGTCGTAGCGAAGCGCGATCTGCTGCGCGCGGTCTTCTCGCTCCCGGTCGAGCACCCGAACTACATGCCGGTGACGCGCGATCTTTCCGGCGCGAAGCGCAAGCTGATCCTGCGCTGGCTGGACAGCACAGGCAACAACGGGCTGCCGAATCTCGGCACGCCGCCGCCGTCCCTCGCCGCGGCGGTTCCGCGAAAGGCTGAGGCGTTCGCGTTCACGGTCGCGCCGTCCGAAGCGGCGCTCGACCCGAACGAAGAGCGCGGCGCGAAAACCGCCGCCATCCTGCGCATCCCGGGCTTGGCGGCGAAGGTGAAGGTGAAGCCGTGATCCTGGTCGAGCGCAAACCGCTGGAAACCGTCGCGGACGTGCGGCGCGCGCTGCAGTACGCGATCGAGATCGAGCACTCGACGATCCCACCGTACCTCGTCGCGCTGTACTCGCTCGGCACGGCGAAGAACGACGCGATCCGTGATATCCTGCGCGGGATCGTGATCCAGGAGATGGGTCACTTCGCGCTAGCCGCGAACATCCTGATCGCGCTCGGCGGAACGCCGCGCTTCACCGACCCGGCGTTCGTCCCGAACTACCCGGGCGGTCTGCCGTTCAAGATCGGCGACCGCGACGGCAACGCGCTCGTCGTCCACCTGGCGCCGTTCTCGATCGAGCTCGTGCGCGACACGTTCATGGTGATCGAGTCGCCCGAAGATCCGCTGCACTTCCAGGTGAAGCCGCACCCGGCGCTGTTCGCCGCGCTCGCCGTCGATCAGGAGACGTATCAGACGATCGGCGAATTCTACGACGCGCTCAAGGCGAAGCTCACGGACCTCGGAGACGATGCGTTCACCGGCAAGGACCGCCCGCAGCCGACCGGCTTCCCGGGCGACGTCTTCGCGATCCGCTCGCTCGCCGACGCGCTGCGCGCGATCGACCTGATCGTGCAGCAAGGCGAAGGGACGAAGACGACCCCACTCGCCGGCGGCGGCACGGCCGTCGCGCACTACTACCGCTTCGAGCAGATCGTCAAAGGCTTCGCGCTCGTCGCCGACCCGAGCGTTCCGGAGAAATACTCGTACTCCGGTGAACCCATCCCGTTCGATCCGAGCGTCGTCGCACCGATTCTGACCGACGCGAAGACCTCCGACTACGCCGACGGCTCGATGGCGCGGCGGGTCGCGCTGCAGTTCGACACCGCCTACGCCGGGCTGCTGGCGGCGCTCGAAGCCGCGTTCGCCGGTGCGCCCGACGCGCTCACCAACGCGATCGGGATGATGTACGACCTGATGATCTTCGCGCAGAAGCTGATGGCGACGCCGGCCGGCAACGGCAAGACCGCCGCGCCGACGTTCGAGTTCCCCGTCCCCGTCGCGCCGTAGTTACGCGGCCGGGAGCGCCGCGAGCGCTTCCTGCGCGCGCGCCAGCTCGCGACGGTATTCCTCGAGCTTCGCGCGCTCCGCGGCGACGACGGCCGGCGACGCTTTCGCGACAAAGTTTTCGTTGGCGAGCTTCTTCTCCGACCGG
This is a stretch of genomic DNA from Candidatus Eremiobacterota bacterium. It encodes these proteins:
- a CDS encoding ferritin-like protein — encoded protein: MILVERKPLETVADVRRALQYAIEIEHSTIPPYLVALYSLGTAKNDAIRDILRGIVIQEMGHFALAANILIALGGTPRFTDPAFVPNYPGGLPFKIGDRDGNALVVHLAPFSIELVRDTFMVIESPEDPLHFQVKPHPALFAALAVDQETYQTIGEFYDALKAKLTDLGDDAFTGKDRPQPTGFPGDVFAIRSLADALRAIDLIVQQGEGTKTTPLAGGGTAVAHYYRFEQIVKGFALVADPSVPEKYSYSGEPIPFDPSVVAPILTDAKTSDYADGSMARRVALQFDTAYAGLLAALEAAFAGAPDALTNAIGMMYDLMIFAQKLMATPAGNGKTAAPTFEFPVPVAP